The Oncorhynchus mykiss isolate Arlee chromosome 17, USDA_OmykA_1.1, whole genome shotgun sequence genomic interval GGAGGTTATGTGTTGAAATGGGAGCTTGAATTCCCTGTCAAGAGATTTACCAGCCAGGGATCTTAAATGCCCCCATGAAATAGTGAGGAAACTCCTGTAATATGACAGAAAAGCCTGGCTGAACACCAGGACAGGGCAAAGCTCTGACACATCTCCTCTTCAGCAGCTCACTGGTGACTGAGTACCTACAGCCCATGATCACCACTTGAAGCTGTAATAAGAATACTGGAAGGGATATAATTCAACCCaaatctctccttctcttttcccttttttgtttctctccatctccctctctctctctctctctctttatctctctccctttctatttccctcgctctctctcacctcttttttttctctctcaattctctccctctctccctttctatttctctctctctctccctctcttttcccttttttgtctcaccccccccctctctctctctctctctctccctttctatttctctctctcgctttcccctttttctctctctctttcccctttttgtctctctctccctctctttcactttctctctcactttccctttgttctctctctctctctcaattcaattcaatttgctttattggcatgacataacaatgtacatattgccaaagcttactttggatatttacaatattaagatttaaagaatcaaaattgtcaacggtacaaatctctctctctctctctctctctctctctctctctctctctctctctctctctctctctctctctctctctctctcaggtgtacTTTAAGCGAGATGGAGAGTTGATAGAGGTGATTTCCTACATCCACCCCTCAGCTGTTGCAGAGGACGGCGGTGGCTCAGCGGGGGTGCGGGGTGCCAGGCCGCTCATCAGCAGGGACCTGGACGACACCAAGCTGCAGAGGTCCCTTTCCTTGTTGGATCCAGAGGGGCGGCCAGGCCGCCTGTTCACCGATAGCCCTGAGCGTGGTCGTAACACGGGCCAGCACACCCagggccagcagcagcagcccagCCCTGCCACCGAGGTCATTCCAGAGACTGTGGTGAGCCGGGAGTTCCCCCGTTGGGTGCAGAGCACTGACCCACTCTACTACTTCAGCCACACCCACATCCCCCAGAGTGATGGCTCTGTGCTGGTGCAGGCCAGACTCACCTGGACCCTTAACCCCCAGCTGGACAATGATGCCATGTTCAGCTGTGAGGTCAAGCACCCAGCACTCTCCATGCCCATGCAGACAGAGGTCACATTGGGTGAGTACAACACAGACATACCCCTCCCCTaactcactcctctcctcttctctccttgtctccccCCGAAGTCTTATTCAATCTCTGCTTTACTCAAGCCTCCTTATGTCTCCCTCGCAAATCTACTCCGAACAACACTGATTTCCATTTGATGCTTAATTGTGTTACAGCTGAGCAGATTGCGAGTTTAGAGTGAAATGCAAAACTCAGTAGTGACTGACGGTGCAATTCATTGAGCCGTCTGTTGCTAGATTGAGTTAACTCACAACCGTTATTGAAAAAGTCAACCTGAATAAGGGAAGCCAAATGAGAATTTAAACACAACCAGCCACGTGATGTCAATGTAGAGGCGACTCTGTGTACCCCCACATCTGACACAAATCACTGCCTCCCATATGCTCTAAATATGATGACATAATCTCAACAAATGTCCTGTATTGGAGGAGGTTTCTTTACCTTCATTTAAATTGTTTCAAGGATAAACGAGGGAATGTGACTGTGGGATTATTTGTTTGTAGTTGATTCTACAAATAATCAAAGTGAagaaaatatacactgagtataccaaacattaggaacaccttcctaatattgagttgccccctccccttttgccctcagaacagcctcaattcgtcgaggcatggactctacaaggtgtcaaaagcgttccacagggatgctggccaatgttgactccaaagcttcccacagttgtgttaaattgtctggatgttctttgggtggtggaccattcttgatacacacgggaaactgttgagcgtgaaaaacccagcagcgttgcactTCTTTACTGAAACCGGTGAGCCTGGCGCTTGCTACCatattcaaaggcacttacattttttatcttgtcaattcaccctctgaatggcacacatacacaatccatgtctcaaggcttaaaattccTTCTCCTCCTGCTAGTGTCCCTTTCTCACTGTGTTGTATTGATAGACATGGGGGCGGCACACGTTGCTCGCCCTTTAGCTTTTCATAGTGTTTCTGTTGTTAGAGCAACAACAACTGCGGAGCGAGAAAAATACTCAACCAACATGGAAGGACCAGTGTTTAGGGTCTATAAAGGATTTACCAACCATGGCTGACAAGTGGCTATGTGCCAGGGAAAGAGACAGCTTAATGCTTAAGAGCCTGCATAGTGCAAATAATAAATGTTTAACCTGTTTATATTTTTACTCTCATATATTAACGCTCCAATGCCAAGCAGGAATATAACACATAGGAATAAGAACATTATCATGAAAAGATTAATAAGGATCTACTGATGTAGGAtcataatttgatcaccctgttgcaggataactttcctgcaatgcctTAATTtaaaaacttgtagtgtatttgatgtttaaaaaggcttctgaagtttgtaatttccagaCTTTATTTTCCCTTAAGAAAAatgtcaacccctacaaaaatatccattaattataatcaatTAATTCAACTGTCCTGTTTCTACAGGATTATttttctgctgtagcaaactggttcaaattaagatcctgctcCTGTATTATCTGTCTTCTCAAGACAAATAGCTGGAGTGTTGATTGAAACAGCCTCCTCTTTACCATTGTTACATGTTGATGGTAAAAAATACTCGGCCCAGAGGGATTTAGGCCCAGAGAAAGCCTTGCTAACTGTCAATGCCTTTCATATGTTCACAAGGCTTTTCCTATGCTGCAATTCAAGCCATTCAATTATCAGTAGCTTTGTTATTTAAAGAGATGGAAAGAGCTTCTCCAGATATTCCTCCTCAACACCCTGAGAATAGAGAACAGAAAATGTGCATTAGTTGATTTTAATTGGAGTACACTTGAAATTCATAGCATTCATAAACCTACTTGGAGCAGATTCAAACTGGAGTGGTATGAGTGAGAGCTCTTGGGGTAGGCTATGCAACAATAGACAGTACAGGTGTTGAGGTAGCAAATGTATGTCACCACTTCAAAACATTATTTCTTATATCCTTATATCCTGGTAGAATGTGATCATCTAAAATGGGACACATTTTAAATCCATCCCTCAGATTGGGCAGAACTCGGTCTTCTGATTATACAGTTAAAGCCAGCTAATTGCTCCTGGGATGTGTCACCCACTCCCTTACACTTGCCTTCCAAGGTGTATTTGGTCAGTCTTTGCACTGCCCATAAGTAATAAATATTTCACTGATTTAATATTGCCACATGAGACAGAGCGACAATCTGACAACCGACCAATGTTGTATTACATTTCATGAATATTCACAAGCTGCTCCGTGCTCGCCTTACAAATGGATTTGGGCTGAGGTCTTGGGAACCTCTCAGAATGAGCAACACCTCAGTGGGTTTCTCACCTGGGCCTCTCCATTCCAGAATTTATGATCTCAGCACATCTGAATAATTAAAAGTACTCTTTTTATTTGCATGGTCTATTATTTATCAGCATGAAAAGACTGGAGGAATTATAATTTCATATACAGTGCTGAGAAATGATCCACGGCTGCATACACCAGTCATTTCCTCGCCAGACTGATAATCAGAGAGCAGATGCTCTGTGTGTTGGGctgtgcgttgtgtgtgtgtgtgtgcatgcttgcatctttgcgtgtgtgtgtctctatgttcaCCTGCGTCTCATCTCCATATTTATCCCACTTTCATCTTGCTGTTGTATGAAGTCCAATCCAGGCTGGATGTGTGCATTGAATTATACAGTGTTGGATTGATGATGACCCAATGATCCTACAGTCATCCCTTTTAAATTGTTGGTTCTGTCTTCGCTCTCTCTACCACACAGTCAAACCACTCAACCAGCCAATACTGCAGGTTCTCTGTCTATTTTAGAGTTCTCTGCAGTCATCCAAATCTGTATAGTCAGAGGCCAGGCCTGCTGATGTTTGGCTGGATCACAAAGCTCACCTGATGCAGCGAGCGCTGTTGTTTACTGAGGGCACTGTGTGTGCACTGACCCATCCCACAGTGCTAACAGTTCCATGCTGTAAAGTGAGGAGGTTGGGTTGCTGGCCGACGTCTTGGGAGTCCAGGACTTATTTCCTTATGAGGCCCTCCTGGGTGCCGCAGTATGTCAGTCACATTGCATGCTGTCCTAATCAAAAGTGATGACGTGGGACACCAACTGTCGTTGTTGGAGTGGATCCCAGAAATCAGCCATCACCCTCTTGGCGGTGCCAGCAAGCACTGTGACGCCATGAAACCAATACTGAAAATACCCTTCAGACGGAAAGTGGGAGGTGGGAAGCAGGCAGCGTGGCAATCACACTCCCATGATAACTGGCAAAGTGACATCTTCATCATGGACTTGAGACCACTTAAAGCAAAATACTGTTATTTTGATGTGTATGATAAGCTTGGTTCAATGTCTTATCTTTCATTTTTGGGGCGATGATTGTTATGGCTACTTTAGGCCTAACACAATAGAGGTGCTTGACTATAGTTCTGCCCAGTTCCTTCAGATATATTATTCTTACACATTTAGCTAGCCCAAGATTCATTCCCCCATTTCATTTCAACGTAGTAACTGTAGTGAGtcactgttgtcattgtgttgacAAGCTCTTAATCTCTCATGTGTATCGCTAGTCTTGCGTCTGTCTCCCCACTCCGTGCTCTACATCGTGATGCCTCCATCTGATTCATGTCTCTGGAAGAGAGCAACAGAAAGATAAGGATGGAGATCCTGTTATCTAAAAGGGTCCCCTGACTTGATATATGTGTGCAATGCATATTTCCAATCCCCATTTCAAATGTGACAGAGGAACTCTTATTCCATTAGGCAGATGCAGGGCATGATTCAGTAACTTCCCAAGAAAAGAGATGCTTCATTCGGTTCGGCCAACACTTTATGACTTGATTTATGGGTGAAATTGAGGTCATTTAtctattttaattttaatttttgtTTCACTCATCAATTGAAACAAGCACTTGATTTATATTGAAAAGTGTGAATTTGAATTATTGTAAGGTTCCTGAATAACTACACTTGTGCGTGCATCTCTGACCAACCAAATCTCATCACTTGTATTTGGTTCATTGTCTAACATTTGGGATCACAGCGTTCTATATGGTTATCAGAGGGAAATTGTTAATCAACTCAAACAATGCAGAACCAGTTCATACAGATCTCATTTAACCCACGATGATGGCCACATCACCACAAAATGACTCTCTGTCCTCCTGCTACAGTGCTGTACAGTACATCAACAAGGTTACATACAGTAGATTAACAGATGACACTAAATCTTAAATAATTTGCAAATCACTCAATGTCTTCATTCAATCTCTGCTCCATACACAATCCAAAGGCCCCTCTGAAAGTGAAGAATATGGAAGCTTCCATTTCCCCTCCCCTGAAACGTCCATTGTTTCAGTAGGAACATAATGGATATCATCTGAGGACTCCTGTCTGTACCAAGACAAGGTTCTCTGAGTGTTCCTTATCTCGCTGCCTCCACACTCCTCCTGGGGAGCTCCGATTCTCCTCCAGTAATGACTATCTATCCAATTTAGTCCCCTCTCTCCAAGGGGAAATAAATCCACCATTGTCCTAGCTGTTGATGAAAGGACATGGAGGTCCCTAGCCTCTCGCACCATGACCTTAATTGACAGGAAATTGTattcgcctctctctccctctctacccctctccaaaATAAAAAGGTGCCTCCTGGATTTACTTGACATGCCACTGGGATGACACTGCTTTTTTGATctcctttttttctttctttctttctttctttctttctttctttctttctttctttctttctttctttctttctttctttctttctttctttctttctttctttctttctttctttctttctttctttctttctctctctctctctctctctctctctctctctctccctcccagcggCTCCTAAGGGCCCCAAGCTTTTGATGACCCCCACCAGGGCAAAGGTAGGGGACACAGTGCGCATCACTGTGCAAGGATTCCAGGTAGGCGCTGGGGTTCCTGGGGTAAGTGCATGGGGGTTTATGAAACCGGAGAGCCATGTCAGTTTGGGAtaggaggggacaggggagatATGCAGTTAAGCCTGACGAGTTTTCTGAAATAGTGACCATTCTTACAGGGTGAGGGATATACCATATGTCTTCTCAGTCTAAGGCTAGCATACTGTTTCTTGTTCTGtggaaaaaaatgtggaaaaagtgcaCTATTGGAAAATGTGACTGGTTTGAATTTTTGGGGGGAATATTCTTATCTTTTCACATTTCTGTTTCACTGTTGCGTACTGTCTATGCCTCAAGGCATGAAACTATTTCAATGAAAAATGAATAACCCTTTTCAAATCTGTTTGTTTATGGATACCTCCAATTCTCTGATGTTCTGTTGTTTTCTTAAGTCTATCTCCTTAAGCCAACAGGCATCCATGTCAAGCTGTTAGAGGTTTCCTCAGCAGAGCAGAGTGAGGGTTTGTTCCTGCTAGAGCATTCCAGTtaggagttgtttttttttatactaTCATCCTCTGTCAAAAAAATACAATCTTTCCTGCAGTGTGAATGGTATTTAGCTGATCCCCATCTCAGTGACAGGGATAGGGATGACACAGTGGTGGCGCAGGTAGAGAGGATAAGGTTCATCCTGATAGGCCATGCTAATGAACCAGCACACCAATCGCCTTTGTTACTGTTCATTCACTGCTTCATGAATTTCTGGACATGATAGCACTGTTTGTTTTCATAAGGTGTCTGTTTGTCATTGTTTTGTTCTGGTTTGCTACTTTTGAATTGAAGAGGATCTAATCATGGCACTGATCCGGTGCCTTTAAGTTTAGTGTAGTGCAGCAGGCTGAAACCTGGGCAGATGTATGTGAGTATCTCCACCCACTGATCTCATGGTATTTGAAGTTGTCCTTTGAATAGTGTTAAGAATGGTCACTATAAACAGGCTTGACTGGGACGTACAGCCAATTGGGCCCTTCGGAAACAGATCCCAAAGAAAATCTCCCTTATCCTTCACTGGACCAAGGCTCTGAGGTTTCACCAGTAGATAAGATTTAATGCTAAATGTTTTACCTCTTTTGGCTTCTCATAGTGTGATAAAAAAAAGACATCTGTATCCCCTACGGTTTATAGTATCAGAATAATGCATAATCACAAAGTGTGGGGTTTTGCCTTTCTTTCCATTGATATGCTTAGTCCCCAATCTGTGTTAATACACATGAAGATGAGAAAGGCACTGACTCTTTCATTGGGGCTGGTCTTTTTAATTTGGTTTCTCTAAGGCCGTTGGGGATATGTGACAGGAAGGTCTCACTCTGAcctttcaatgttttttttttatcttggtGTGACCTTATGCCATGAGACTATCCCGGATCAACAAACCCttttcacttctgtcatcatgtgaATTCGGAGGTTCAATAACTCTTATCAGCACAGTCGTTTTTGAAAGGTGTCACAAATCACACCAGCTTAGTCAGAACGATGACAAACCAGCTCGTCAAGGCAGATGTTCAGTTCATTAAAGCATTTCTATGGGTCACACAAGGTGGCAAGAGTCAAGTCGTCGTAGATTCTTTAAAAGGGCTGGGGTGTCACATTTCTAATTGCTAAAATAAAATCTAGTCAGATTATCACTAACAGTTAGTTTATCTTAATGGAATTTCATTCTGTTGCATCATACTTTTCTTCAGGAATAGATGTCAACCGTTTGTCAATCTCTTTGTCCCCTTTCACCCAAGATGATTGACGGTAAAATATTTGTCCCTCAGTCCTGCAGTGCAGACTAGATGAAACAGTAGAGTTCCCTAGCCAGTTCTTCTTTGACCATGTGTGGAGTGATCATCATTCCTGATGATGTGTTGTTCCCTTTGAATAACCTTTGAGCACCACAACCCCTCATACCACTCTCTCTACTTAAcgccctctcctcccctgctgaCGTGTTCTCCAGCTGACTTGATTCTAATAACATGTCTGTTTCCAGCAGATGGCAGAAAAGACATCCAGAGGAGGACAGCAGGAAGGCTTATTCTCTGAGGGAGAATAGCCCTCTTAATAACCATGACAACCCTTTTGAAAAGGGAAATATTTTAAAACTGTGTGGGGAACTCTCTGAAGAGGCATGAGAATGAGAAACATTTTGTAAATGTAGTGTTGATTATTAATGCATGCTGTTAACTCACCATTGCGTTTGGGGGAAATAGAGCGTGTATTATTCATGTAGCCTTTGTTCTTAATCTCTTGGCTGGGACTTATCTCTTTTTCCCctcttgtccctccctcccttcctcacacacactGCGGTGGTCTGGTGATAGAATGAGGTGTTCCCTGAGCCCCTTTTCACCTGGACCCGGGTCGGGGGCCGTCTGCTGGACGGGAGTGCCGAGTGGGATGGGAAGGAGCTGATTTTGGAGAGAGTGCCAGCCGAACTCAACGGCTCCATGTACCGCTGCACAGCCCAGAATCCCCTGGGCTCCACGGACACGCACACTCGCCTCATCGTCTTTGGTACGtgtccaagctcatcaccatattctctaatccTAGAGAGCATTGCAGAAAATCTAAAACTTAACACTAATTCTTATTCATGGGATATTTTATTCCCACTATTCAAATGAATATCTTTATTCAAATTTCAAACACCATTAAATTTGTGTTTCAACGGTTAATATTATTCATCCACATACTGTAAAGTGTTAAGCATcgcatttatgtaaaaaaaaaaaaaaaaaaaagaagagattTGTGGCCATTTTTAGACATGAATTATCTATGCAAACTAAGTGCATGATTAATAAGTGATTGTATCACTAAATGACTCAACAATGCCTCTCCAACAAAGGCTGATTTACATAAGTGAGTAATGCCTCTCATCTGGGTGAGTAAAAATCCAACAGCCATTAGAATCCCACAAGCAGCGTGTATTGTACCCATATTCTCCAACACTGACTGCTACTAATCACATGAGAGGCCCATAATataataaattatattttttgttgACAGTGTCATCCCACCTCTTTGTTCAACGACCCACCACGTGCAAGCTAGATCAGTCTTTTCATGATGTGCTATTTATCGCAGTCCCAGTTTGCTTTAGTTGATGTGGGAGTTGGACTGCTTGCTGACTATTACtcttgtactgtatgtcctgCTGCCCTGGATGTGTTTACCCTTGAGCCCTTTGGAATTAAAACTGATCAGAGGCCTGTCAATCATAGCTGCTCTACTTTAAGCAAATCTGCTGCTCCGAGGATGAATGACTTCTCCTATGTATTATATATTCTCTACTCTCATTTTAGAGATAACTGCTGTGCAAGAGATGGAACTgatatacactgaatgtacaaaacattaagaacacctgctcttcatACGAgatagactgaccaggggaatccagTTTAAAGCTATTATTCCTTATTGGTGTCACTTGTtaagtccacttcaatcagtgtagatgaaggggaggagacaggttaaagaaagacgTTTAAGCCTTGAGAATATTGACAcattgtgtgtgccattcagagggtgaattggcaagacaaaatatttaagtgcctttgaacagggtatgatagtaggtgacAGGCTCAGCAGTTTGAGTGTGTAaagaattgcaacgctgctgAATTTTTCACACTcatcagtttcccgtgtgtatcaagaatggtccaccacccaaagaacatccagacaatttgacacaactgtgagaagcattggagtcaacatgggccagtatccctgtggaacgcgttCGATACCTTGTAGAGACTGTTCTGGGGTCAAAGGGggtgcaagtcaatattaggcatgtcttcctaatgtttggtacacccAGTGTAAATTGTAGTCTAAACGCGTTCATATGTTCAAGGGCTAGTGTCCAGGGTTAACATATTCACAGGACATGGTAATCTGCTTACATTGCTATAATGTAACTAAGAAATGATCTGTCCATGATTTATAAATCCCCACCTTGACATCCTTCCGTGAGCACGATTTAGAAAATGTCAGAAATGTACAAATTGTTGGAAGGGCTCAAAGAGCCTCCTTCTAGGGAAACTGCCACTTTGGGAAGGTGTTACCTTGGGGAGCGTTTTGGTAGAAAGAGCACTAATGCTTATTTAACACCCGGATGCCCGATCAGTTGTCATCGGCTATGTGTGGAGTGTAGgctatctgtctgtgtctataTCCTAGATGGCTTCCACTCATACTTAGGGGAGCTAAATGGTGATTGAGTGACCTTGGCACCATCCCCCGTGGCCTTGAAATGAGACACTTTTCTCTCCAGGGACAGGGTGGATATTTGGAGCTCTGCTCACTTGGCTAACTGTTCATTATACATCATCAGGTATAATAGAGTATAAGGATGGGATGCTATTGAGACTCTCCACTGGCAGAAAGCAGTACTCATATCTTAATGATGAACATCTCCAAGCACCTTAGATAAAATACCCTCAGTGATTACACTGAAGTGACTCAGCAGTGAAGAGGCGGGCTGTCACAAACCCACTgatttctctctgtctttgtggACTGAGTGGGGAAATCACATGTGGATGCTGAAAGACTAGCAGTTTGGTGAGTTTGTTAGAATAGGAGCTCTGCTGTTGCCTTCTTGTCGGACCACTGTTCTAACTGCTGCTCTGGCTTGTTCTGTCAGAGAACCCAATGTTCACAGCTCTATTAATACAGACTCACCAGGGGGATGTTATTTTACATGAGCTTTAGGAACAGCTCTCTATTTTCTCCTCATCACACTTATTtagcctatttctctctctctctctctctctctctctctctctctctctctctctctctctctctctctctctttctctctctctctctctctctctctctctctctctctctctctctctctctctctctctctctctctcggtctctctctctatctcttgctctctcttggtcttggtctctctctccctctctctccgtttc includes:
- the LOC110494440 gene encoding immunoglobulin superfamily member 21 isoform X1 translates to MVGITQPTNGEHVNADGVWDLLQNKGKMTVFSLCLLLFADLLDLAVGYLTVTIEPLPPVVVGETVTLKCNFKTDGRLREIVWYRVTDGGTIKQKIFTYDAMFNTNYSHMEDYRKREDLVYQSTVRLPEVRISDNGPYECHVGIYDRATREKVVLASGNVFLTVMSPPNNISVTAENCPAPFSRYQAQNFTLLCTAKGGKPAPSVYFKRDGELIEVISYIHPSAVAEDGGGSAGVRGARPLISRDLDDTKLQRSLSLLDPEGRPGRLFTDSPERGRNTGQHTQGQQQQPSPATEVIPETVVSREFPRWVQSTDPLYYFSHTHIPQSDGSVLVQARLTWTLNPQLDNDAMFSCEVKHPALSMPMQTEVTLAAPKGPKLLMTPTRAKVGDTVRITVQGFQVGAGVPGNEVFPEPLFTWTRVGGRLLDGSAEWDGKELILERVPAELNGSMYRCTAQNPLGSTDTHTRLIVFENPAMMKNTQNPNNGTPRMDVLGPIWMVLALVLTVTVELT
- the LOC110494440 gene encoding immunoglobulin superfamily member 21 isoform X2 yields the protein MVGITQPTNGEHVNADGVWDLLQNKGKMTVFSLCLLLFADLLDLAVGYLTVTIEPLPPVVVGETVTLKCNFKTDGRLREIVWYRVTDGGTIKQKIFTYDAMFNTNYSHMEDYRKREDLVYQSTVRLPEVRISDNGPYECHVGIYDRATREKVVLASGNVFLTVMSPPNNISVTAENCPAPFSRYQAQNFTLLCTAKGGKPAPSVYFKRDGELIEVISYIHPSAVAEDGGGSAGVRGARPLISRDLDDTKLQRSLSLLDPEGRPGRLFTDSPERGRNTGQHTQGQQQQPSPATEVIPETVVSREFPRWVQSTDPLYYFSHTHIPQSDGSVLVQARLTWTLNPQLDNDAMFSCEVKHPALSMPMQTEVTLAAPKGPKLLMTPTRAKVGDTVRITVQGFQNEVFPEPLFTWTRVGGRLLDGSAEWDGKELILERVPAELNGSMYRCTAQNPLGSTDTHTRLIVFENPAMMKNTQNPNNGTPRMDVLGPIWMVLALVLTVTVELT